A portion of the Bifidobacterium sp. ESL0800 genome contains these proteins:
- a CDS encoding FAD-dependent oxidoreductase produces the protein MKQQDDLYDVVVIGGGPAGLTAGLYLARARYRVMILEKEDFGGQINITNEVVNYPGIARTDGRALTETMRQQAEDFGAEFMVADATGLDVAGDIKTVHTNRGDLKTFGILVATGANPRKIGFEGEAEYAGRGVSYCATCDGEFFNGQEVIVVGGGFSAAEESVFLTKYASKVTILARGDDFTCDASVSNEAKNDPNIEIHYNTELKSVSAGEGGLVSAVFHDRKTGEDNEWKPTKSKNFGVFVFAGYVPQTEILKGVVDLDEYGYVITHGYLETTAAGVYAAGDLREKNLRQVVTAVSDGAVAGVELERYAKDLSEKTGLVPPRPTSSNYEKREAEEARKAANSGTSPAPVSSSSSAASSDAGAAAQGGRAKTSGFFDDAIRKQLDVVFGRMSQPLVLQLSLDKTRLSQELKGFIDELVGLSGGKLSAVVAPDSADTEDEEDAEGRAKFDAAAMMPMARPCVRLCKVGADGGVEPTGLAFHGVPSGHEFNSFVLALYNAAGPGQKVDDGTQRRIEALGADGDTTDVMVLVSLTCTMCPTTVLSSQRIAADNPKVRAEAYDISHFPELQKQYGAMSVPCIVVNKTAADGTTTQKVEFGKKSVPQMLDLINEA, from the coding sequence ATGAAGCAGCAAGACGATTTGTACGACGTAGTGGTGATTGGTGGCGGGCCGGCTGGGCTTACCGCAGGCCTGTATCTGGCTCGTGCTCGATATCGTGTAATGATCCTCGAGAAGGAGGATTTCGGCGGCCAGATCAACATCACGAATGAAGTGGTGAACTACCCCGGCATTGCGCGCACGGATGGTCGTGCGTTGACCGAAACCATGCGCCAGCAGGCCGAGGACTTTGGTGCGGAGTTCATGGTGGCCGATGCGACGGGTCTTGACGTTGCAGGCGATATCAAAACCGTACACACCAATCGCGGCGACCTCAAAACGTTCGGTATTTTGGTCGCAACGGGTGCCAATCCTCGTAAAATCGGGTTCGAGGGCGAAGCCGAGTATGCCGGCCGCGGTGTTTCCTACTGTGCCACCTGCGATGGCGAGTTCTTCAATGGCCAGGAGGTCATCGTCGTCGGCGGCGGTTTCTCGGCGGCCGAGGAATCCGTGTTCCTCACCAAATATGCCAGCAAGGTCACGATTTTGGCGCGTGGTGACGATTTCACTTGCGATGCTTCCGTCTCCAACGAAGCCAAAAACGACCCCAATATCGAGATTCATTACAACACCGAGCTGAAGTCCGTTTCGGCAGGCGAAGGCGGCCTGGTAAGCGCCGTGTTCCACGACCGCAAAACCGGCGAAGACAATGAATGGAAGCCGACCAAGAGCAAGAATTTCGGTGTGTTCGTCTTTGCCGGTTACGTGCCGCAGACCGAGATTCTGAAAGGCGTCGTCGACCTCGACGAATACGGCTACGTGATTACGCACGGCTATCTTGAGACCACTGCGGCCGGAGTGTACGCGGCCGGCGACCTGCGCGAAAAGAACCTGCGTCAGGTGGTCACCGCCGTTTCCGACGGTGCCGTTGCCGGCGTGGAACTTGAGCGTTATGCCAAGGACCTGAGCGAGAAGACCGGCCTGGTGCCGCCTCGCCCGACCAGCTCGAATTATGAGAAGCGCGAGGCCGAAGAGGCTCGGAAAGCCGCCAATTCCGGCACTTCCCCGGCTCCGGTTTCCTCGTCCTCGTCTGCGGCCTCGTCCGATGCCGGCGCTGCTGCTCAAGGCGGCCGCGCCAAGACCTCCGGATTCTTCGACGATGCCATCCGCAAGCAGCTCGATGTGGTCTTCGGCCGCATGAGCCAGCCGCTGGTGCTTCAGCTTTCGCTCGACAAGACCAGGCTTTCGCAGGAGCTCAAGGGCTTCATCGACGAGCTGGTCGGCTTGAGCGGCGGCAAGCTTTCCGCCGTTGTCGCGCCGGATTCTGCTGACACCGAGGATGAAGAGGACGCGGAAGGCCGCGCGAAGTTCGATGCCGCTGCCATGATGCCGATGGCCCGTCCCTGCGTGCGTCTGTGCAAGGTGGGAGCCGACGGCGGCGTGGAGCCTACGGGTCTGGCGTTCCATGGCGTCCCCAGCGGCCACGAGTTCAATTCGTTCGTGCTGGCGCTGTACAACGCGGCCGGCCCGGGCCAGAAGGTGGATGATGGCACCCAGCGGCGCATCGAGGCATTGGGCGCGGACGGTGACACCACCGACGTGATGGTCCTCGTCTCGCTGACCTGCACGATGTGCCCGACCACAGTGCTCTCCTCGCAGCGCATCGCCGCCGACAATCCGAAAGTGCGCGCCGAGGCTTACGACATCTCGCACTTCCCCGAGCTGCAGAAGCAGTACGGGGCGATGAGCGTGCCCTGCATCGTCGTCAACAAGACCGCCGCTGATGGCACGACCACCCAAAAAGTCGAGTTCGGCAAGAAGTCGGTCCCCCAGATGCTCGATCTCATCAACGAGGCGTGA